From one Conyzicola nivalis genomic stretch:
- a CDS encoding alpha/beta fold hydrolase, giving the protein MTGSVVLVHGLRTSSSMWRHQREVLEALGHTVVTPDLPGHGSRMDERFTLAGGVATIEKAVTDAPGPVFLVGFSLGGYLAAHWAAERPRDITGLLAASCGTQPTRAILDAWRFGAGAIHLLPDRGLGLNNALVRAVIRDPAYANDVIAGGVALEVMQDALRELRGIRMEAALSRIDLPVWLVNGTLDHIRLQERRFLAATRRGTLVRIPGATHMVSLARPAEFTSLLTDAINASRPAAPA; this is encoded by the coding sequence ATGACAGGTTCCGTGGTGCTCGTGCACGGGCTGCGCACGTCGTCGTCGATGTGGCGGCATCAGCGCGAGGTGCTCGAGGCCCTCGGACACACGGTCGTCACACCCGACCTGCCCGGGCACGGTTCTCGTATGGACGAACGGTTCACCCTCGCGGGCGGGGTCGCGACGATCGAGAAAGCGGTGACGGATGCACCGGGGCCGGTCTTTCTCGTCGGCTTCTCGCTCGGCGGCTACCTCGCCGCGCACTGGGCGGCCGAGCGCCCGCGCGACATCACCGGACTGCTCGCCGCGAGCTGCGGCACCCAGCCGACGCGCGCCATCCTCGACGCCTGGCGCTTCGGCGCCGGGGCGATCCACCTGCTGCCCGACCGCGGACTCGGGCTCAACAACGCGCTCGTGCGGGCCGTCATCCGCGACCCCGCCTACGCCAACGACGTGATCGCCGGCGGTGTCGCGCTCGAGGTCATGCAGGACGCGCTCCGCGAGCTGCGCGGTATCCGCATGGAGGCCGCCCTCTCGCGTATCGACCTGCCGGTGTGGCTCGTGAACGGGACGCTCGACCACATCCGGCTGCAGGAGCGGCGCTTCCTCGCCGCGACGAGGCGCGGGACGCTCGTGCGGATTCCCGGCGCCACCCACATGGTGAGCCTCGCCCGCCCGGCCGAATTCACGAGCCTCCTGACCGACGCGATCAACGCGAGCCGACCGGCGGCGCCCGCGTGA
- the rpsT gene encoding 30S ribosomal protein S20 — protein MANIKSQIKRIGTNKKSQERNKAVKSEVKTAIRSVRAAVTAGDKELAVATLLVAAKKLDKAASKGVIHKNQAANKKSAIAKQVAAI, from the coding sequence GTGGCAAACATCAAGTCGCAGATCAAGCGCATCGGAACCAACAAGAAGTCGCAGGAGCGCAACAAGGCCGTCAAGAGCGAGGTCAAGACCGCTATCCGCAGCGTCCGCGCCGCCGTCACCGCCGGTGACAAGGAGCTCGCCGTCGCGACCCTCCTCGTCGCAGCGAAGAAGCTCGACAAGGCCGCCAGCAAGGGCGTCATCCACAAGAACCAGGCCGCCAACAAGAAGTCGGCGATCGCCAAGCAGGTCGCAGCTATCTAA
- the holA gene encoding DNA polymerase III subunit delta produces MATKPASKAKVVIPQLAWDKVRPARVVLVSGTEGFLADRAIRLLRDTLRVEDPSLELGDIEADHYAPGELVTLASPSLFAEPRFIRVTGVEKCTDAFMDEVLAYLEHPADDCYLVLRHAGGVRGKRMLDAIRGGLGNGIEIVCADLKKDTEKLDFAAAEFRAAGRRITPGALRALVSAFADDLAELASACQQLLADASEEITEVTVEKYYSGRVETTAFKVADAAIAGRNGEALLLLRHALASGADPVPMLAAFASKLRTMAKLSGARGSESQLAQQFGLAPWQVGRARKDLQGWSDDGLGRSIELLAETDAQIKGGGRDPVFALERMVGIVARRGGS; encoded by the coding sequence GTGGCAACCAAGCCAGCGAGCAAGGCCAAGGTCGTCATCCCGCAACTCGCGTGGGACAAGGTCCGTCCCGCCAGGGTGGTGCTCGTCTCGGGCACCGAAGGCTTCCTCGCTGACCGCGCGATCCGGCTGCTGCGCGACACGCTGCGGGTCGAAGACCCCAGCCTCGAGCTCGGCGACATAGAGGCCGACCACTACGCGCCGGGCGAGCTCGTCACGCTCGCCAGCCCCTCGCTCTTCGCCGAGCCCCGGTTCATCCGTGTCACGGGGGTCGAGAAGTGCACCGACGCGTTTATGGACGAGGTGCTCGCCTACCTCGAGCACCCGGCCGACGACTGCTACCTCGTGCTGCGCCACGCGGGAGGCGTGCGCGGCAAGCGCATGCTGGACGCGATCCGTGGCGGTCTCGGCAACGGCATCGAGATCGTCTGCGCAGACCTCAAGAAAGACACCGAGAAGCTCGACTTCGCCGCAGCGGAGTTCAGGGCAGCGGGCCGTCGCATCACTCCCGGCGCGCTGCGCGCCCTCGTCTCGGCGTTCGCCGACGACCTCGCCGAACTCGCGAGCGCCTGCCAGCAGCTGCTCGCCGACGCGAGCGAGGAGATCACCGAGGTCACCGTCGAGAAGTACTACTCCGGCCGGGTCGAGACCACCGCCTTCAAGGTCGCCGACGCCGCGATCGCCGGGCGCAACGGCGAGGCGCTGCTGCTGCTGCGGCACGCACTCGCATCGGGTGCCGACCCGGTCCCCATGCTCGCGGCGTTCGCCTCGAAACTGCGCACCATGGCCAAGCTCTCGGGTGCGCGGGGCAGCGAGAGCCAGCTCGCCCAGCAGTTCGGCCTCGCACCCTGGCAGGTGGGCCGGGCCCGCAAAGACCTGCAGGGCTGGAGTGACGACGGCCTCGGCCGGTCGATCGAACTGCTGGCCGAAACCGACGCGCAGATCAAGGGTGGCGGTCGCGACCCCGTGTTCGCGCTCGAGCGCATGGTCGGCATCGTGGCGCGGCGCGGCGGGAGCTGA